Proteins from a genomic interval of Candidatus Gracilibacteria bacterium:
- a CDS encoding 1-(5-phosphoribosyl)-5-[(5-phosphoribosylamino)methylideneamino] imidazole-4-carboxamide isomerase, protein MLIIPSLYIEKGRTVSLYKGEENEQKTVYNKSPLNVAKSFEKQGASLIHIIDIDASRGQGSNNLDLIKKIVNELKIPIEIGGGIRTLANIEALFSVGVKRVVLGVSAEPILEEALKKYGPDRIVLGIKARKSFVESDNLPPDSDEVLEVAEKALAKGVRYMVYKDLEREGTLFHPNYDEIERLLFFLGGKAKIFSSGGVTTLEDLSILRNLGATGVLVSRALLEYKIDLKEAIRYCETPEDKLFALALGNP, encoded by the coding sequence ATGTTAATTATTCCCTCCCTCTACATCGAAAAAGGCCGCACGGTCTCGCTTTACAAAGGCGAGGAGAATGAGCAAAAAACCGTGTACAACAAATCGCCGCTGAATGTGGCAAAAAGTTTTGAAAAACAAGGAGCATCCCTCATTCATATCATCGACATTGACGCCTCGCGCGGGCAGGGGAGCAACAACCTGGATTTGATTAAAAAAATCGTAAATGAATTGAAAATTCCCATCGAAATCGGAGGCGGAATTCGAACCCTCGCCAACATTGAAGCGTTATTTTCCGTGGGCGTGAAACGGGTGGTTTTGGGGGTTTCCGCGGAACCGATTTTGGAAGAGGCGCTCAAAAAATACGGGCCGGACCGCATTGTGTTGGGCATCAAGGCGCGGAAAAGTTTTGTGGAATCCGACAACCTTCCTCCGGATTCGGACGAGGTCCTTGAGGTTGCGGAAAAAGCGCTGGCCAAAGGGGTCCGTTACATGGTGTACAAAGACCTGGAACGGGAAGGCACTTTATTTCATCCCAATTATGACGAGATTGAACGCCTGTTGTTTTTTCTCGGAGGAAAAGCAAAGATTTTTTCATCCGGGGGAGTGACAACACTCGAGGATTTGTCTATTTTGCGCAACTTGGGCGCTACCGGCGTTTTGGTGAGCCGCGCTTTGCTCGAATACAAAATTGACCTCAAAGAAGCGATTCGTTACTGCGAAACCCCGGAGGATAAGCTGTTTGCGTTGGCGCTGGGCAATCCCTAA
- a CDS encoding RelA/SpoT family protein: MPIATITKQAKKYLPHLNEKRLKAAYNFAMRAHEGQKRMDGTPYITHPTEVALILLKLRVDEDTLIACFLHDVVEDTPYTIKYVEERFGKNVAFLVRGVTKLSKVKYRHDMLARQVDSLRKFFLHSARDLRIILIKLADRLHNMRTLSHVRKEKQLRIAKETMEIYVPIANLLGVWELKSDLENLCFFYIHPNEYKKLAYLVEQNTPHQEKILADTTHKVMWRLKKNGIKAEVHARPKSLYSIFRKMIDKGQRFQDINDLLAVRVVVKDRETCYRVLGVIHSLFPPKSGRVKDYIAVPKANGYQSLHTTVFGINGAPTEFQIRTHEMHFEAEYGIASHFFYKELASMPPSTFRKEIKKRSTWVKKVLDLQRELKSNFDFLENLKVDIFQDRIFVFTPYGDVVDLPQGAIGIDFAYHLQNNLGDHAVRLRLNGEECSVTTVLKTGDVVEVLTSPNQKLPKREWLDKIKTSLARHRIKESLKQQSSEQCHRAGASFMKKELHLYGRHEIETLPEEKKKQLVEFFQSKNWHEFLERVGNGSIPEDKIIENLYTKEEILGSPSRMVHPYSFAKSGDRKKEPHLTILSNTKPTAYYRVKLFLKVKDRVGLLRDIGIFLANLNVNIHQVNVTDNPTEKTTCIVMVVEVLEMKQLRNVFNALHSMEDVHNFYLMHGEKGMGIPSIAGGESSWQAVGKNFRSHGSEMFRRPAVLKGRRVHGIRIQKFKMRHFASLRVWFTKISPSACLKIALAMRPRKHHPFFFGGF; the protein is encoded by the coding sequence ATGCCAATCGCCACCATCACCAAACAGGCTAAAAAGTATCTTCCGCATTTGAATGAAAAGCGACTCAAGGCGGCTTATAATTTTGCCATGCGTGCGCATGAAGGGCAAAAACGAATGGATGGAACGCCTTACATCACCCACCCTACCGAAGTGGCCTTGATCCTATTAAAACTCCGCGTGGACGAAGACACGCTGATCGCTTGTTTTTTGCATGATGTGGTGGAAGACACGCCTTATACCATAAAATATGTGGAAGAACGTTTCGGAAAAAATGTGGCGTTTTTAGTGAGAGGCGTCACTAAATTATCCAAAGTGAAATACCGCCACGATATGCTGGCTCGCCAGGTGGATTCTTTGCGTAAATTTTTTCTGCACAGTGCGCGCGATCTTCGCATTATTTTGATCAAACTTGCGGACCGTTTACACAACATGCGAACCCTTTCGCATGTGCGAAAAGAAAAACAACTCCGCATCGCCAAAGAAACCATGGAAATTTATGTCCCGATCGCCAACTTGCTCGGCGTTTGGGAGCTCAAATCCGACCTTGAAAATCTGTGTTTTTTCTACATTCATCCCAACGAATATAAAAAACTCGCCTATTTGGTGGAGCAAAACACACCGCATCAAGAAAAAATACTCGCAGACACCACGCATAAAGTGATGTGGCGACTCAAAAAAAACGGCATCAAAGCCGAAGTTCATGCTCGTCCCAAAAGTCTGTACAGCATTTTTAGGAAAATGATCGATAAAGGCCAACGATTCCAAGACATCAATGATTTACTGGCGGTACGCGTGGTCGTGAAAGATCGGGAAACGTGTTATCGCGTGCTGGGGGTGATCCATTCCTTATTTCCCCCCAAATCCGGACGGGTCAAAGACTACATTGCAGTGCCGAAAGCGAATGGGTATCAAAGTTTGCACACCACGGTTTTCGGGATCAACGGGGCCCCCACCGAGTTTCAAATTCGCACACATGAAATGCATTTTGAAGCGGAATACGGCATTGCCTCCCACTTTTTCTACAAAGAACTGGCCTCCATGCCCCCATCCACGTTTCGAAAAGAAATCAAAAAACGATCCACTTGGGTTAAAAAAGTGCTGGACCTTCAACGCGAGCTCAAAAGCAATTTCGACTTTTTGGAAAACCTCAAAGTGGATATTTTTCAGGATCGAATCTTTGTGTTTACCCCTTATGGAGACGTTGTGGATTTACCTCAAGGCGCGATTGGCATCGATTTTGCGTATCATCTCCAAAACAATCTTGGCGACCATGCGGTGCGATTGCGTCTTAACGGAGAGGAATGCAGTGTGACCACGGTGCTCAAAACCGGCGACGTGGTGGAGGTGCTTACGTCTCCGAATCAAAAATTACCCAAACGCGAATGGCTCGATAAAATCAAAACCAGCTTGGCGCGGCATCGCATCAAAGAATCGCTCAAACAACAAAGTTCGGAACAATGTCATCGAGCCGGCGCGAGTTTTATGAAAAAAGAATTGCATTTGTATGGCAGGCATGAAATTGAAACTTTACCCGAAGAAAAAAAGAAACAACTGGTTGAATTTTTCCAATCCAAAAACTGGCATGAATTTTTGGAAAGGGTGGGCAACGGATCGATCCCGGAAGATAAAATCATTGAAAATCTTTACACCAAGGAAGAAATTTTGGGCTCACCGTCGCGCATGGTGCATCCTTATTCTTTTGCCAAAAGTGGAGACCGCAAAAAAGAACCGCATTTAACGATTTTATCCAACACCAAGCCCACGGCGTATTATCGAGTAAAATTATTTTTAAAAGTGAAGGATCGGGTTGGACTGTTGCGTGATATCGGGATCTTTCTTGCAAATTTGAATGTAAATATTCACCAAGTGAATGTCACGGATAATCCCACGGAAAAAACCACCTGCATTGTTATGGTGGTGGAGGTGCTGGAAATGAAACAATTGCGCAATGTTTTTAATGCGTTGCACTCAATGGAGGATGTTCATAATTTTTATCTGATGCATTGAGAAAAAGGGATGGGTATTCCCTCGATCGCAGGAGGAGAATCTTCTTGGCAAGCGGTCGGGAAGAATTTTCGTTCACATGGGAGCGAAATGTTTCGCAGACCCGCAGTCCTGAAGGGACGAAGGGTCCATTGAATTCGAATTCAAAAATTCAAAATGCGACACTTCGCTTCGCTGCGTGTCTGGTTCACAAAAATTTCCCCTTCCGCTTGCCTAAAAATAGCCTTGGCAATGCGCCCTCGGAAACACCACCCCTTTTTCTTTGGAGGTTTTTAG
- the mnmA gene encoding tRNA 2-thiouridine(34) synthase MnmA, protein MSKIKRKKIAVLVSGGVDSAVALALLKKEGHDVTAFYLKIWLEDELAHLGSCPWEEDLAMVHAVCEKVGAPLQIVSLQQEYWDEVVRYTVEEIRRGHTPNPDMLCNQRVKFGKFYDKIDSSFEKVATGHYAGVEEKANKFWLKRSPDPIKDQTYFLSYLSQKQLGRAAFPLCPYTKKEVRELAHDMDLPNQARKDSQGICFLGKIPFSEFIKHHLGEKTGDLIEMETGKKIGEHQGFWYYTIGQRHGLDLSGGPWFVAQKDIEKNIVYISKNYHSEDKKRDHCAVRDFNWIGYEPQLNTPLSLKAKMRHGERFYDATATFSDLKTGTIKLNASDQGLAPGQFAALYDGEYCVGSGVQHERSVVKCG, encoded by the coding sequence ATGTCCAAAATTAAGAGGAAGAAAATTGCGGTGCTTGTGTCAGGCGGCGTTGACAGTGCTGTAGCACTGGCTTTGTTGAAAAAAGAAGGGCATGACGTGACCGCGTTTTATCTTAAAATTTGGCTTGAGGATGAGCTTGCGCACTTGGGTTCGTGTCCGTGGGAGGAGGATTTGGCCATGGTCCATGCGGTGTGTGAAAAAGTCGGAGCCCCATTACAAATCGTTTCACTCCAGCAGGAGTATTGGGACGAAGTGGTGCGTTATACGGTGGAAGAAATTCGTCGCGGACACACTCCGAATCCGGACATGTTGTGTAATCAGCGTGTGAAATTCGGAAAATTTTACGACAAAATCGACTCAAGTTTTGAAAAAGTGGCGACCGGGCATTATGCCGGAGTGGAGGAAAAAGCGAATAAATTTTGGCTCAAACGATCACCGGATCCGATTAAGGATCAAACGTATTTTTTGTCTTACTTGAGCCAAAAACAATTGGGTCGGGCAGCGTTTCCTCTTTGCCCTTACACCAAAAAAGAGGTGCGTGAGTTGGCGCACGACATGGATTTACCAAATCAAGCGCGCAAAGACAGTCAGGGCATTTGTTTTTTGGGAAAAATTCCGTTCAGTGAATTCATCAAACACCATTTGGGCGAAAAAACCGGGGATTTGATTGAGATGGAGACCGGGAAAAAAATCGGGGAGCATCAAGGGTTTTGGTATTACACCATCGGACAGCGGCACGGCTTGGATTTGAGTGGCGGCCCGTGGTTTGTGGCACAAAAAGACATTGAGAAAAACATCGTTTATATTTCGAAAAACTATCATTCGGAAGATAAAAAACGCGATCATTGCGCGGTACGCGATTTCAATTGGATCGGGTATGAGCCGCAGCTCAACACGCCACTTTCCCTCAAAGCAAAAATGCGCCACGGCGAACGTTTTTACGACGCCACAGCCACCTTTTCGGATTTAAAAACCGGCACGATCAAACTCAACGCCTCGGACCAGGGCCTTGCCCCGGGCCAGTTTGCAGCGTTGTATGATGGGGAGTATTGCGTGGGGAGCGGGGTGCAGCACGAACGAAGTGTAGTGAAGTGCGGTTAA